In the genome of Fusarium poae strain DAOMC 252244 chromosome 1, whole genome shotgun sequence, the window TGCTTTCGGCCCCGCGCCGTTCTACAGGCGTCCCCAACTCCACTGGCGAGCTTGTTCTCTATACTGTAAGTCAATCTAGAGGGTATCTATCAGAGAAGTTGGCCTCGAAGCTTtaggatacaaaaataaatagcctaaagTCTAgcctaagtagcataaactgacatACTAATTTCGTCACCTATGCTAGATCTCCTCCTACTCATTCGAGAAACACTCTGGTTCGTCACAGATCCGCGTCCTCAACATTAAGGATGATTCTTCTCATGTCATCACTGAGTCCGCGCATGACAGCTCTCCCTTCTGGattggagaggaagaagtcgCCTTTATCAGGACAAACGACAATGGCATTTCCTCGCTTTACTATGCACACGTCCTGGAGAAGTTTGAACCGCGCATGATTCAGTATTTTGCTGGAGGCATTTCCAatcccaagaccaaggttcTTTCGGAGGGCAAGATCGCATTCGTTTGCTCCTCCTTGACTACCCCGAAAGGCGATATGTATTGGCAAGCGACTCAGCCTAAGACGCACACTTCAGCCAAGATCTATACCAGCCTCTTTGTTCGCCACTGGGATTCATGGAACACCGAAAACCAAAACTCACTCTGGTACGGTGTGCTCACCAAAAAGAACGGCAGATGGCTACTTGAGAATTCGAGCCTCACCAACCTCCTAGAAGGTACTAAGCTAAGCTCTCCAGTTCCTCCTTTTGGTGGTGCTGGAGACTTTGATATATGCGAGAATGGCATTGCTTTCGTTTCAAAAGACCCCGAGCTGAACCCAGCACGAAACACCAAGACCGATCTTTACTACGTGCCTATCAAGTCTTGGACAGAGAAGGCCCCTAAGCCCCAGATTGTTAAAACCGGACGACTGCGGGGATACAGCAGTGCGCCAACCTTTTCAAATGACGGAAAGAAGCTTGCGTTTACCAGAATGAAGAATCAGCAGTATGAATCCGACAAGACCAGACTCTTGATGATTCCTGATGTTACCGATTTGAGCAATGTTCAAGAGTTTTACCAgacagatgatgacgagggTGGTTGGGATTTGAGACCTGACTGGATTGTTTGGAGAAAAGACGACAAGGAGCTATACGTCGCGGCTGAGAAGCATGGGCGATCAATGCTCTGGAAACTACCGGCTGACACACTTGAAGCTCGCAACCTTCCTGAACCCATCCACGAAGATGGGAGCGTCGTGGAAGCTCACACTCTAGCTGACAGTGACTCCCTTTTTATAACAACTCGTTCGCGTGTCGAGAACTCTAGCTACGGCATCCTGAACCCTGAGTCCAAATCGGTCAAGGTG includes:
- a CDS encoding hypothetical protein (MEROPS:MER0000263~BUSCO:8597at5125~CAZy:CE10); protein product: MTRQATRFTPEVLLSAPRRSTGVPNSTGELVLYTISSYSFEKHSGSSQIRVLNIKDDSSHVITESAHDSSPFWIGEEEVAFIRTNDNGISSLYYAHVLEKFEPRMIQYFAGGISNPKTKVLSEGKIAFVCSSLTTPKGDMYWQATQPKTHTSAKIYTSLFVRHWDSWNTENQNSLWYGVLTKKNGRWLLENSSLTNLLEGTKLSSPVPPFGGAGDFDICENGIAFVSKDPELNPARNTKTDLYYVPIKSWTEKAPKPQIVKTGRLRGYSSAPTFSNDGKKLAFTRMKNQQYESDKTRLLMIPDVTDLSNVQEFYQTDDDEGGWDLRPDWIVWRKDDKELYVAAEKHGRSMLWKLPADTLEARNLPEPIHEDGSVVEAHTLADSDSLFITTRSRVENSSYGILNPESKSVKVISASSKNGKTFGLSKSQATEIWYPGSTGYDNHALVMLPSNFDKSKKYPLAFLIHGGPQSAWTDDWSTRWNPAIFAEQGYVAVCPNPTGSTGYGQAHVDAIAKNWGGAPYDDLVKCFEFLEKHVDYVDTDRAVALGASYGGYMINWIQGHDLGRKFKALVCHDGVFSTQSQWSTEELFFPEHDFGGTLWENRAGYEKWDPSRHTGNWATPELVIHNELDYRLPISEGLAMFNVLQARKVPSKFVMFPDENHWVLKPENSLVWHREVLEWINKYSGISDEGNLDKKTGEMTI